From the genome of Pleuronectes platessa chromosome 19, fPlePla1.1, whole genome shotgun sequence:
CTGACCAGTTAGGATGTCAACATCTGAAGGAGTCACCAGAGATAGAACTAACAAATCAGTCAGCCCGACCTGAAACTGCAGAGGGAACAGAGGAGTGTACTCAGTCAGATCGGACGGTCTGTGTTGAAGCCAGAGACCCCGAAgtcccagagcagcagcagcagcagcagacggaGCCGCCCGAGCAGAATGAGCAGTCACCACAAACAGCCGACGTGTCCCAGCCGACAATCTCTGAGCAGCATGTGCTATCAGAGGATTCAGATGAGTCAGAAATAACAGGGCAGCTGTCTGCAGAGCCTGAGGTCACAGAACAgacagcagaggcagcagaggcagcagagtTAAAGCAGGTGGGCTCGCCTGCGTCACATCAGACTGATGAATTAGCAGGTCCTGAGGATGGAGGTGTACGAACAGTGATGGCGAATGGAGAGAAACACAAGCTCCCCGAGACGCCCACGCCTCATATGAACGGAGGGGAGGTGGACAGAGAGATGGCCCGCCGCCTCGCTGAACGGCTGTTTAAGTTGGACGGGATCCAACCTGTAGATGTGGTCAAGCACTTAGATAAAGAGTAAGTGCatctttttacacattttaaatcttTCTGTGTTCATAAGGGATGAATGATGAGCTCCGCAGCCAAACTAATAACTAGCTACAGCTATACGTTTTTCCAAACGGCAGATGTGTGTAAATATCTTCGCAGTCATACAGCTGattataaatatttgaatttaaaaaacattttaaacacacaatatTTTGTCTAACCATTTCTTGGGATATGAACTGTGTGAAATCATGATTATTTATACAATGCAAAAGAAAACCAAACCACTTCTCCCAAGTCCCTGAGACACTTTCTCCTGGATATTTTTCAAATCTGCCAAAACTCAAAAGTGTAAGTGTCcagaggaagaaaataaaataaacctttaGATAAACAAAATGTAACATGATTAAGATATAAAAGCTGACTTTAATCACATCATGGTTCCATCTCATCAAAGACTGAGTGCTGCTCAGTCTAAGTGTGATTTATTGttcagaaaacatttaaagagcACTGAATAGATTTACCACATTAACATCAAATGTGTCACAGTGAGGGCGGCGGCCTGTGAAAACACtgctgtatttatttctgtGGTTTTGGAGGCGTTTAGTAAAATTTTGGAGAATAACCATGATGATGCCGTCAGGGTGATCTCAGACACAAATGAATAACAGAAAGtctgagggcggggggggggaaacagctgCATATTTCCAGtaataaaaagaataatgtAATACTCCTTTAACACCAGGCTGAAAAACCATGTCTGTTGAAAAGTGTGAAGTCTTATCACCTCTGACCTCATTGATGTCACTGCTTCCTGGAATACACCTGTACACCAATGCAGATGACAAAATGGAAATTGCTATCGTCTACATCATGATAACTGTTTTAAACTTGtcacttgtttttgttatttaatttttgGCTGCCAACTTTTCACCTGGCCAGGGACCACAGATGAAATTAGCGTCTTGGCTCACTGGTATATTTACAGTGTTGTTATTAATAAGCACTGTCCCTGATAAACaaacttaataaataaaattaataaataacaaaacaagatTTTTAGTGGATGTAGTTAATTAATTTGTGGAGAAAGGCCACTGCTGACAATACAAATGTGCTAAAAATTTAGATTTAGTCCATTTGAAGGCTTGTGGGTCATATTTATGACTCATTTATGGTGtgatttttcttctgtttctgtgtAGTAATGACTTCAGTCATGCTGTCGGCGAGGAATACCTCAAGTTCTTTGACTTTACTGGGCAAACTCTGGATCAGGCCCTGAGGTGAGAATTTTCAGAAGCAGAGCTTGGATTGTGGGAAATGACAACGctctgacaaaaacaaaaaactcataAAACACCTTGTAACATGTGTCCATCCTCCCGACGTCTCTCGCTCTCAGGTCTTTTCTGAAAGTGGTGGTACTGATAGGAGAGAGCCAGGAGAGGGAGCGTGTGCTGCAGCATTTCGCCCGCCACTTCCATCAGTGCAACCCTGAcgccttctcctcttcaggtgagtCTCTGTCACTGTTTACCTTGAAATGTTTGATTCATGCTCAGAGACCCTGCAGTGAGTTGTCACTCGTGGCATTAacactttgttttttatatccTCAGGGGCTGTGTTGGCTCTGACCTGTGCTTTAATGCTTCTCAACACTGATCTGCatggacaggtgagacacatttatgtcagtaaaacaaatgtttaaagatataaaatgttgttttgacaTGGCccatgttctgtgtgtgtgttgacagcaTGTAGGAAAATCCATGTCCTCCTCTCAGTTTGTGTCCAACCTGGATGGGATGAACGAAGGGGAAAACTTCAGCAAGGAACTCCTGAAAGTAATGGCTTTATTGAAGTTGTCAGAAACCAATTTTATCGAAAGGTGAAATCCCTGTTGATGAAAACGTTGATGattttttcttctccatctccatcttagAGTCTTCATAATTCCATCAAGTGTGAGCCACTGGAATGGGCTGTGTAAGTAGATTCCACCCTCACTTGAATTGTTCTCTCTCATGGAGTCTTCCTTTGTCATATCTTTCACATCACGTCTCCTCTCACACATAATAACCCTtgtgtccctctgtgtgttGAAGGAATGAGGACGAGTTGCAGAGCTCTGTGTTGCTGGAAGAGGACGTTGGAGATGATGCACAGCTGCGCTCCAAAGCAAACCCCTTCCAGGTTGTTGCCCACGACAAAAACGCCTTGGTGGTGAAGGAGGGTTTCCTACTTAGAAAACTCCACGCGGACATCGACGGCAAACGCAGTGAGTCCGACTTATTTAGTCTCTCAGGTTATCATTAAAAGGTTTAAATATGTCATCTGGTACATAAATAGTAGTACCTCCTATGTGTGGTGGGGATTAATCTGTGGGTGGATGAGCAATTTACAAAACCCTATCATTAAATGGTATGCAGAATATTTATAACTTTTTGTGCCTGTGCCTGAAAATATCTAGTTTGTTTCATCTTAAGTACAGTTATGATTTTAtccaaacttttattttgaaagagacaACATTGCATGGTAATTTGACATATTAAAACCTAAATTTACTTTGGAATATTTAGGGTTaatctttaatttgtttatttaataaatatcaAAAAGTTTGAATGAATAGTTGACATGGTTGACAGTATTTGCTCTCATAAGTCCTTCCCTTTCCTGCACTACATACTCTGCTTTTATGAGTTAGAGCGATAATCATGGTTCTATAACCTCTGAATCTATAAATTGTTGAGGTTTGTCTTGAACACTGTGTCCAGAAAGCAGCTTAATTTcccaataatataatataaagcaTTATCGCATTTTTATCCTTTCAAttctgagttgtgtgttttattgtgaagggcaTAAACTTGTCTTTAGTCTGGAATCTTTACCTACCtgctgaatgtttgtgtgtttcagctccATGGGGGAAAAGAGGCTGGAAGACTTTCTATGGAGTCCTGAGGGGAATGGTTCTCTACTTACAGAAGGTCAGTGACTCAGCTGACTCTGCTTATTATGtgaaaaactattttgtatGTAAATTATAAATAGATTTCTGACATATGTGCCTTGTGGTGTTTCAGGATGATTACAAGAGGGATCACCAGGTGAGCGAGGAGGTGGTGAGTGTGCACCACTCGGTGGCCGAGCAGGCACAGGATTACACCAAGAAGCCGCACGTCTTCCGTTTGCAGACGGCGGATTGGAGGGTTTTCCTCTTTCAGGCCTCGTAAGTCACAATACAGCTGGATTCAGTATGCAGGATGTATGTGTGTCCAACAGTCAGAGTcacggtgctggtgttttgtcctGTTCAGATCTAAAGTGGAGATGAAGTCTTGGATCAGCCGCTTCAACCTGGTTTCGGCAATTCACTCGTCGCCTCCGTTTCCTGCTGCCGTCGGCTCCCAGAGGAAGTTCTTCAGGCCGATCCTCCCCGCCTCGCAGTCTGCTCACACACTGGTACACACTCTTACTTCTCCTTCTATAATTTACATTTAAGTGAAAGTTATTTTACCTACATTTGTACTTAATTGTACCTGTTTTTATGcaggatgtgagtgtgtgcagcagTAAACGAGGACAAATACCttcagcaaagtgtttttaagttGTCAACAGTTGAATAGTTGAAACTTaaagtcaaatgttttttcttaacaTGTCTGGATGAGACAATTTAAGGAAGTGAAATTGCTGCATCGGTTCATTTGCCGCACAGAAATGACACCCTCTGGGATTACTTCACCCCTGCAGCTAAAGTATGAGAgggatcatttatttatttaacaggcATAATACAGTTAAATATtcttacacaaaaaaacactccAGTAGTTGTAATGTATTTAATGTCTAAATGAAGAAAATTTGCAGCTGCGACCTTGATAATAATTTCCACCCTTTTGGTGTGATTGTtcctcagcaggatttgcaTAACGTGTGTTTGATATGTGTAACTTCCTGTGCAGGAACATCAGCTTCAGTTTCATGCAGGAAAGCTGGAGTCCTTCAAAGCCGACCTGTCGAACCTGCAGCAAAACCCTCCAGAGGGCAGGAAAGCCCGAGctaaggagctggaggagcagcgagTCAGAGCAGAGTACCTGCATTACGAGGTAGAGGAGGTGTCATGAGTGAATGTGcatatgtaaacattgatgtatATGAGTGTCAATGACCCATGAGTGACCCTGCATTCTCTTGCGCAAACCCTACAGATGTGTCGCTACGAGATCTACATCCAGATGCTGGAGGCCTGGAAGAAGGTGGAGAAGATGGGCAGCAAAGTGTTGAGCCCCGCAGAGCTGAACCTGTTCGATAAGGCCCTGTGTGCAGACTCTgttggggaggaagaggaggaggacggcggGCTGAAGAAGTCCCACTCCAGCCCTTCTCTGGAGCAGGAGATGGCTCCTCCGACTGTGATCAAAGTCAGACGCAACATCTCTGAGAGACGGACGTATCGCAGGACTATCATCCCTCGATGGAATAAAGAGACCTGAGAGGTATTTTTACTCAGAGACTGCTGACGTCACGCCAggtattttttagtttttgaagcACTGAACACAGAAGCAGGGAAGACACCAAAGTCAAATATCAAATCCGTCTCGGCACGTTGTTTTGTTTTACGGCATTTTCATCTTGTGCACTTTTTCAGATGTATAACCTCAGGGAATCCCCagctctcacactctctcaccaTTGAGGAGAGAACCTGAGCCTCTTGTTGAGTTTATCAAAACGATGCTcctaatttatttagttttatttgacacaaaaaatgaaaatgtctttttataaaaactcaaaatggtACAAAGTATGTTGCATTTGAAACGTTATCGTTTGGGCAACAGTTGagcctttttaaaatgtaaaccaCAAGAGGGGGCTGTAGTACAGGCCATGTGTGAGTGACTGCAGGGGACAGGCCATTCTGTCAGAaacttgttttaataattgcacttttgttgtttttaatattttgcatAAGTATTTTCTTGCCACTGTTTCATACTATGTTCATATGAAGGATTTATTTCtgaaatgttatgtttttttctctgtcggggaaaaataaaatatcatttgTGTTTATCAGTCCTATCTTTCCCTTACCCTAACTGGAGCTGTTCTCCCGAGCCAGGTTCATAATCTGGTGTCTGAAACGAGGAGGGATTGTCCTCTGAGGACTTTAGAAGCCTTCCCTACCGTTGCTTGCATGTTGTTGTTTACCTCCATCACCAGCACGAGAAGACGCTTGACGTCATCATCACAGTCTTTGAATTCAAGCTCCCAGAAGTGCACTCTTACTGCATCCTATGTTAAATGCTCTACAGTCCCTTCAGATGGGATCCTTGTTTCGTGCTGAAGCCTTAAAAGTTCAGCCAGCAGTGAAACCTTGACCCTGTAAGGGCAGTTATGACgacagagctccagagcccattcatatgtgtgtgtgaaacggAACCCCGATGGTTTCTGTACATGCTCCCTCTGCTGTTAATCAAAGTCATAGATATTGTCGCTGTATATTTAAAATACTTTACTTTCACCAATAGACTTGAGAGTAGAGAGAAGTTAAACAACGATGACCCTCCAGACCATTctgagcagcaacacacacacacacacaatcacacacaacaaTCACAATTATCACACCCTACAAGCATCAACCTTAAACTAaaattcacttttatttcattacttCCTAAAACTTGTTTTTAAGGAAAAAGTCATGTGACAACCTGAACAAATCAGAAGTGACCAACCGAAACATTCCAGTCTACCTGACGGGCAGGTGGCTGCAAATCTCTGGAGGAAGCTGGGATGCAGTGAAACGTTGAGATCTCTTTAAACCCCTTTTGATTTTTGGCtaactttttttattcaaagtagatttttttttaaagtcattcAAAGTTTTGCGATTTAAGCCCAACCTAATCCTAAAGCAAatctcaaacagccctttgaggAGAGGACCAGTCCGAAAAACGGAcctcacaaatatatatttataagcagacatacacacacacacacacacacactcagaacacacacattgcTCATACAGGAATGTGATGCGACAATAGGAAACGCAATGAAGAGCACAGACAATGCAGACAGGGGTACACGGTTCTGTCTGAGCTGGGCGGAGGTGATAGGGATATAAGCTGAGCTCTCATTGGTCCTGAAGCTCCTTGTTCTTCCTGTCTCCCACCTGCACCGACAGACATCAGGACAAACTCGGGATCCGATCATCTGCGCTCATAATGCTCAACTTGTCCCCTGAATGGAAGCAGTCTCCATTCATTCACAGGAATAACAAAGGCTCATTAAGATAAAGTCAGATTCTGGAGATGAGGTTGACTGATGGGCCGTAGGAGTGACAGGGGCCCCGGGGCCATCACCTTCAGCggggcgggaggggggggtggcCCTGCTAGGCGAAAGGCGACGCCATCTCGGCTAACCTACATGCTCTCGGGGCTGTGACGAAGTTTCGACGACAGGCAGCCATTAGcggttcctgtttgttttttttagatcaacttGAAATTTGACAATTTGTGTTTaaggcgtgtgtttgtgtagtgctGGCGTCACAGCACAGCTCTTGACTGAAGCTCTCATGGTCTGCGGACCATGACTTCAACAGCGGTGGTGGTCTTGTTTTGGAGTGCCACCTTTCTCCAGCGCTCCAGCAACGACGACAACAATAATGACCGGCTGGAGCAGCAGGGGCTGCATCAGCGGCTGGGTTCAGAGGGCATCCTTCCCAAGGAATCGGCCTGTTTTTGTTCCATCTGTGCCAGCCCACTCCCCGAGCTTTGTGCGACTCAGTCAGGCCTGGGTGGGTAATTAAAAAGGCAAGAGCTCAAGTTGTGATCATTAGGGGCTTGTCCAGCATGGGCGGCGTAAAAAGACCTCGACATGCAGGGTCACTTCTGCCCCCTTTTTTCATCTTTCTCcgcttttctctctcccccccccccccccccccccacacacacattgctgcTTTGAACGTTGCTCAACAATCACAATGACCCCGAAATGCTCAGGAAATATAAACCACAAACAGGAGCTGAGCTGTCGATGCTGTgggactttctttttcttcctctgcccTCAATCCTCTTCCGGATGGGTATTCTCTATCTGCTGCCGACGCCTCGCACGCTCTACTTGCTACATCTCATCTCTTTTATGCACAACCACTTCATTTCTTCTACTCCTGATATTTGAAAAAACCTGTTTTCAtcccctcctctgtttctctgtctccatcttGAGCTcttgactgctgctgctgggatgtGGCTCTCTCCATCCAGGGCCCTCGAAATCTATCAGCGGCGCTTTCAGgggttttgtttttccactcaGACTCCGCTGGCCTCTTTCACCGAGACACCGACTC
Proteins encoded in this window:
- the LOC128424672 gene encoding PH and SEC7 domain-containing protein 3, whose amino-acid sequence is MEEEIICSSLLHSTDSVLQQPQQDSWTSAEHQYISGEQEVTVLDKTETEGEIIEAHGTDELTSSPKTGRETPDEAEQWDHIICPVRPSASLSFATVQWDMPDPFTERPSLVTDRSLANELDSSDVTSLGTTPPSLHQSEDDIAALLFTEEREELDRLNSLLLSGEWSGNSFEPCDAADVQEPTTQEKKDSTQELVDSNNEIPFETESEDEDRCSVTSDPAETVDKTETVWEAEGSEDEANCLADVKLEEEPEELSAVLTAQGDPEEQQNAVNGVEIEEEGEEGQEEEEEEEEEEDDEEEDEDDEEEEEEEEEGKRVTNVLYADNSEEANTVSCPSDVEVTAEPLQTEDAGLTPDKPIHLHPSELVDESRHSGTEEDLEIQEQLQEDSTGRTEETEMCKGVEHNVEPEQPEAVDNSEEALMQETENAEKTENLEAIPELDEEVEEESHLERQYCDETTSPHPERSECEELETIREPEPTQAEVSHQIEEEHSDQLGCQHLKESPEIELTNQSARPETAEGTEECTQSDRTVCVEARDPEVPEQQQQQQTEPPEQNEQSPQTADVSQPTISEQHVLSEDSDESEITGQLSAEPEVTEQTAEAAEAAELKQVGSPASHQTDELAGPEDGGVRTVMANGEKHKLPETPTPHMNGGEVDREMARRLAERLFKLDGIQPVDVVKHLDKDNDFSHAVGEEYLKFFDFTGQTLDQALRSFLKVVVLIGESQERERVLQHFARHFHQCNPDAFSSSGAVLALTCALMLLNTDLHGQHVGKSMSSSQFVSNLDGMNEGENFSKELLKSLHNSIKCEPLEWAVNEDELQSSVLLEEDVGDDAQLRSKANPFQVVAHDKNALVVKEGFLLRKLHADIDGKRTPWGKRGWKTFYGVLRGMVLYLQKDDYKRDHQVSEEVVSVHHSVAEQAQDYTKKPHVFRLQTADWRVFLFQASSKVEMKSWISRFNLVSAIHSSPPFPAAVGSQRKFFRPILPASQSAHTLEHQLQFHAGKLESFKADLSNLQQNPPEGRKARAKELEEQRVRAEYLHYEMCRYEIYIQMLEAWKKVEKMGSKVLSPAELNLFDKALCADSVGEEEEEDGGLKKSHSSPSLEQEMAPPTVIKVRRNISERRTYRRTIIPRWNKET